A part of Eubacterium sp. AB3007 genomic DNA contains:
- a CDS encoding aminodeoxychorismate/anthranilate synthase component II, protein MILLIDNYDSFSYNLYQMIGACDPEIRVIRNDEMSVEQIRELRPEHIVLSPGPGRPEDAGILMEVVREIHEIPILGVCLGHQAICAAYGARITYANKLMHGKQSKVRLDEGCPLFRGCPETTEVARYHSLVVEPGTIPVQLRITAETKDHEIMAVQHRDYPIYGVQFHPESIMTPDGEKMLNNFIKEI, encoded by the coding sequence ATGATTTTGCTAATCGATAATTATGATAGTTTTTCCTATAATCTCTATCAGATGATCGGAGCGTGTGATCCAGAGATCCGGGTCATCCGCAATGATGAAATGTCGGTAGAACAGATCAGGGAACTCAGACCGGAGCACATTGTTTTGTCCCCTGGCCCCGGGCGACCCGAGGATGCAGGCATTCTCATGGAGGTTGTGAGAGAGATCCACGAAATTCCGATCCTTGGTGTCTGCCTCGGCCATCAGGCGATCTGTGCTGCTTATGGCGCCAGGATCACTTATGCGAATAAATTGATGCACGGCAAGCAATCCAAGGTGCGGCTGGACGAGGGATGTCCCTTGTTCAGGGGCTGTCCGGAAACGACGGAGGTCGCCCGTTACCATTCACTGGTCGTCGAGCCCGGTACGATTCCAGTACAGCTTAGAATCACAGCGGAGACAAAGGACCATGAGATCATGGCTGTACAACATAGAGACTATCCTATATACGGGGTACAATTTCATCCGGAGTCCATTATGACACCAGATGGGGAGAAGATGCTGAATAATTTCATAAAGGAGATATAA
- the trpE gene encoding anthranilate synthase component I encodes MNISPALSDVEKIAATGKYDVLPVSCEILSDFITPIEAIRILKNVSKHSYMLESAQADETWGRYTFLGFDPKMEITCIGGTMNGILEAGKMKYVTGDPSDYIRGVLSAYRSPRFEDLPPFTGGLVGYFSFDYLGYSEPSAITETKDSEHFRDVDLMLFDKVIVFDHIRQKIILIVNMALDDPDTNYRKAAWELKQLMDLLRSGEKKMEPGGRILGEVTPLFSKEEFCCMVEKAKGYIREGDIFQIVLSNRLSAPFEGSLLNTYRVLRTINPSPYMFYFSGTDVEVAGASPETLVKLDKGVLHTFPLAGTRKRGRTEEEDDALEAELLADEKELAEHNMLVDLGRNDLGKISRFGTVEVEKLRSIERYSHVMHIGSTVRGEIRDDKDALDAIEAVLPAGTLSGAPKIRACQLIGELENNKRGIYGGAIGYIDFTGNMDTCIAIRIAYKKNGKVFVRSGAGIVADSVPEKEYEECLNKARSSLKALELAQEEEL; translated from the coding sequence ATGAACATTTCACCGGCACTCAGCGATGTGGAAAAGATCGCAGCCACAGGGAAATACGATGTGCTTCCGGTCAGTTGTGAGATACTGTCAGATTTCATCACACCCATTGAGGCGATCAGAATCCTGAAGAATGTATCCAAACACAGCTATATGCTGGAATCCGCTCAGGCAGACGAAACATGGGGGAGGTATACGTTTCTCGGGTTTGATCCAAAGATGGAGATCACCTGTATCGGCGGCACTATGAACGGGATTCTGGAAGCCGGCAAAATGAAATACGTCACAGGTGACCCATCGGATTATATACGAGGCGTGCTATCTGCATACAGAAGCCCGCGGTTTGAGGATCTCCCACCTTTTACAGGAGGGCTGGTAGGATACTTTTCGTTCGATTACCTCGGCTACAGCGAGCCAAGTGCAATCACGGAGACGAAAGACAGTGAGCACTTCCGGGATGTGGACCTCATGCTGTTTGACAAGGTAATTGTATTCGATCATATCCGCCAGAAGATCATCCTGATCGTGAACATGGCGCTTGATGATCCGGATACCAACTACCGAAAAGCCGCCTGGGAACTTAAGCAGCTGATGGATCTACTGAGGAGTGGAGAGAAGAAGATGGAGCCAGGAGGGAGGATCCTCGGCGAAGTCACACCTCTGTTTAGCAAGGAGGAATTTTGCTGCATGGTGGAAAAGGCAAAGGGTTACATCAGGGAGGGCGATATCTTTCAGATCGTTCTTTCCAATCGATTGAGTGCTCCCTTTGAAGGGAGTCTGTTGAACACCTATCGAGTATTGCGGACCATCAACCCGTCACCGTATATGTTTTACTTCTCGGGGACGGATGTTGAGGTCGCGGGGGCATCCCCTGAGACGCTGGTTAAACTGGACAAAGGTGTGCTTCACACCTTCCCGCTGGCAGGGACAAGGAAGCGGGGCAGGACAGAGGAGGAAGACGATGCCCTGGAAGCCGAGCTGCTCGCTGACGAGAAGGAACTGGCCGAACACAACATGCTGGTAGATCTGGGCAGAAATGATCTGGGGAAGATCAGCAGGTTCGGTACAGTAGAGGTGGAAAAGCTACGGTCCATCGAACGATACTCTCATGTGATGCACATTGGCTCGACGGTACGAGGGGAGATTCGGGATGACAAGGACGCACTGGATGCCATAGAGGCGGTCCTTCCGGCAGGCACTCTGTCCGGTGCTCCCAAAATCAGAGCGTGCCAGCTCATCGGAGAACTGGAAAACAATAAGAGGGGAATTTACGGTGGTGCCATTGGATATATCGACTTTACGGGCAATATGGATACCTGCATCGCCATCCGCATCGCCTATAAGAAAAACGGAAAGGTGTTTGTGAGAAGCGGTGCGGGCATCGTGGCGGATTCTGTCCCTGAGAAGGAGTACGAAGAGTGCCTGAACAAAGCCAGATCTTCCCTCAAGGCATTGGAACTTGCACAGGAGGAGGAATTATGA